A single window of Psychromonas ingrahamii 37 DNA harbors:
- a CDS encoding heavy metal-binding domain-containing protein, with the protein MIYSTTETIPGKEITEIVGVVTGNVVQAKHIGRDIMAGLKSIVGGEIRGYTEMLTEARDLAIQRLVASANEKGADAVVGIRFTTSAIMDGSSEIMAFGTAVKLKK; encoded by the coding sequence ATGATTTATTCAACCACTGAGACTATTCCAGGTAAAGAAATTACAGAGATAGTAGGCGTTGTTACGGGCAATGTAGTTCAAGCTAAACATATCGGACGAGATATTATGGCGGGTTTAAAAAGTATTGTAGGTGGTGAGATTAGAGGCTATACAGAAATGTTAACCGAGGCCAGAGATCTAGCAATCCAACGCCTAGTTGCAAGCGCCAATGAAAAGGGAGCTGATGCAGTTGTCGGTATACGTTTTACTACAAGCGCAATCATGGATGGTTCGTCGGAGATAATGGCTTTTGGCACTGCGGTTAAACTCAAAAAATGA
- a CDS encoding VanZ family protein, translated as MILLLAVIRTYWIIITIFTLTLITLLSLYPLENLPSVPGSDKTHHFIAYGALMFPIALRKPKYWQFICLFFICWSGVIELLQPYVNRYGEWLDMAANTTGIVCSLLIATLINWILPIKVKCE; from the coding sequence ATGATTTTACTACTTGCTGTGATTAGAACCTATTGGATTATTATCACCATCTTCACTCTTACTTTGATAACTCTGCTGTCTCTCTATCCATTGGAAAATTTACCTTCGGTCCCTGGTAGTGATAAAACGCATCACTTTATTGCTTATGGCGCACTGATGTTTCCGATAGCTTTGCGTAAACCAAAATATTGGCAGTTTATCTGCTTGTTTTTTATTTGTTGGAGCGGCGTGATTGAATTATTGCAACCCTACGTTAATCGTTACGGAGAGTGGCTGGATATGGCTGCCAATACCACAGGTATTGTCTGCAGTCTCCTGATTGCAACACTGATAAATTGGATTCTCCCCATTAAAGTAAAGTGTGAATAG